The Chaetodon auriga isolate fChaAug3 chromosome 3, fChaAug3.hap1, whole genome shotgun sequence genome has a window encoding:
- the LOC143318631 gene encoding GRAM domain-containing protein 2B isoform X1, producing the protein MLENKRERLKTFLRKIDEKAIVRIKHFMKESSYPVESSGGGLPAKVKKSRSSSSNGSIKKVEARKALSLEAAQLEIQQQHKTLTRQVAIRSQTFDVDNRGFERTEGTGTRSSFMKHNKTFHQLFPDIPKSEDLIHAYICALQKEVPYHGRLYITDTHACFYSSVLLKDTRVVIPVSSIHIVKKQKMALLVPNALSIRTSDGDKYLFVSLRNRESCFQLLRSVCPQIEDGSTNSSPVFSSAENSFDKSKLVNTSQSSLDDSFDQLDGCESQTLQEQRVHRPHREAVPNGNGSAFRSLHLQQSDSSSSEELSVSGGSWVWNVKEKAKSLLVQREASTLNTLLFIYLILVVLLLLSSGYIGLRIVALEEQLTSLGALPEFTLQSGYHQDT; encoded by the exons CAGCTACCCAGTAGAGAGCAGTGGTGGCGGGCTCCCAGCCAAAGTGAAGAAAAGCAGGAGCAGCTCAAGCAATGGCAGCATCAAGAAGGTGGAGGCGAGGAAAGCCTTGAGCTTGGAGGCGGCCCAGCTCGAGATCCAGCAACAGCACAAAACCCTCACCAGACAAGTAGCCATCAG GTCGCAGACGTTCGATGTTGACAACAGAGGCTTCGAGAGGACCGAGGGCACTGGAACACGAAGT AGTTTCATGAAGCACAACAAGACATTCCACCAGTTGTTTCCAGACATTCCTAAGAGTGAAGACTTGATACACG CATACATCTGTGCCCTGCAGAAGGAAGTGCCCTACCATGGTCGGCTGTACATCACGGACACCCATGCCTGCTTCTACTCCTCAGTTCTGCTCAAGGACACTCGG GTAGTGATTCCAGTTTCCTCCATACACATAGTAAAAAAGCAGAAGATGGCTTTACTGGTTCCCAACGCCTTGTCGATCCGCACCTCAGATGGAGACAAG TACCTGTTTGTGTCGCTGCGCAACAGAGAgtcctgttttcagctgctgcgTTCAGTCTGTCCTCAGATAGAG GATGGCAGCACAAACAGTAGCCCTGTCTTCTCCTCAGCTGAGAACAGCTTCGATAAGAGCAAACTTGTG AACACCAGCCAGTCCAGCCTGGACGACAGCTTCGACCAGTTGGATGGCTGCGAGTCACAGACTTTGCAGGAGCAGCGTGTGCACAGACCACACAGAG AGGCAGTGCCTAATGGGAATGGCTCCGCTTTCAGGAGTCTACACCTGCAGCAGAGCGATAGCTCGTCCTCAGAGGAGCTGTCAGTATCAG GTGGATCGTGGGTTTGGAATGTGAAAGAAAAGGCCAAGTCCCTGCTGGTTCAGAGAGAGGCCAGCACCCTCAACACTCTACTCTTCATTTACTTGATTTT GgtcgtgctgctgctgctgtcttccgGGTACATCGGTTTACGTATCGTGGCCCTGGAGGAACAGCTGACATCGCTTGGGGCACTGCCTGAGTTCACCTTACAGAGCGG GTACCACCAAGACACATAA
- the LOC143318631 gene encoding GRAM domain-containing protein 2B isoform X2, whose amino-acid sequence MPTVSRYMSFRSSKRFKFTSSYPVESSGGGLPAKVKKSRSSSSNGSIKKVEARKALSLEAAQLEIQQQHKTLTRQVAIRSQTFDVDNRGFERTEGTGTRSSFMKHNKTFHQLFPDIPKSEDLIHAYICALQKEVPYHGRLYITDTHACFYSSVLLKDTRVVIPVSSIHIVKKQKMALLVPNALSIRTSDGDKYLFVSLRNRESCFQLLRSVCPQIEDGSTNSSPVFSSAENSFDKSKLVNTSQSSLDDSFDQLDGCESQTLQEQRVHRPHREAVPNGNGSAFRSLHLQQSDSSSSEELSVSGGSWVWNVKEKAKSLLVQREASTLNTLLFIYLILVVLLLLSSGYIGLRIVALEEQLTSLGALPEFTLQSGYHQDT is encoded by the exons atgccTACAGTCAGTAGGTATATGAGTTTTCGTTCATCAAAGCGGTTCAAGTTTACAAG CAGCTACCCAGTAGAGAGCAGTGGTGGCGGGCTCCCAGCCAAAGTGAAGAAAAGCAGGAGCAGCTCAAGCAATGGCAGCATCAAGAAGGTGGAGGCGAGGAAAGCCTTGAGCTTGGAGGCGGCCCAGCTCGAGATCCAGCAACAGCACAAAACCCTCACCAGACAAGTAGCCATCAG GTCGCAGACGTTCGATGTTGACAACAGAGGCTTCGAGAGGACCGAGGGCACTGGAACACGAAGT AGTTTCATGAAGCACAACAAGACATTCCACCAGTTGTTTCCAGACATTCCTAAGAGTGAAGACTTGATACACG CATACATCTGTGCCCTGCAGAAGGAAGTGCCCTACCATGGTCGGCTGTACATCACGGACACCCATGCCTGCTTCTACTCCTCAGTTCTGCTCAAGGACACTCGG GTAGTGATTCCAGTTTCCTCCATACACATAGTAAAAAAGCAGAAGATGGCTTTACTGGTTCCCAACGCCTTGTCGATCCGCACCTCAGATGGAGACAAG TACCTGTTTGTGTCGCTGCGCAACAGAGAgtcctgttttcagctgctgcgTTCAGTCTGTCCTCAGATAGAG GATGGCAGCACAAACAGTAGCCCTGTCTTCTCCTCAGCTGAGAACAGCTTCGATAAGAGCAAACTTGTG AACACCAGCCAGTCCAGCCTGGACGACAGCTTCGACCAGTTGGATGGCTGCGAGTCACAGACTTTGCAGGAGCAGCGTGTGCACAGACCACACAGAG AGGCAGTGCCTAATGGGAATGGCTCCGCTTTCAGGAGTCTACACCTGCAGCAGAGCGATAGCTCGTCCTCAGAGGAGCTGTCAGTATCAG GTGGATCGTGGGTTTGGAATGTGAAAGAAAAGGCCAAGTCCCTGCTGGTTCAGAGAGAGGCCAGCACCCTCAACACTCTACTCTTCATTTACTTGATTTT GgtcgtgctgctgctgctgtcttccgGGTACATCGGTTTACGTATCGTGGCCCTGGAGGAACAGCTGACATCGCTTGGGGCACTGCCTGAGTTCACCTTACAGAGCGG GTACCACCAAGACACATAA